The stretch of DNA GGGATAAATAAATTCACTTCCATTCGTACTCCATGCAAAATCAAGTTCATTAATATTAAATCCAGCTAATGGAATTTCTGTTACTCGAAAGGCATCACTGCCATCCAATTTAGCGGTATAAAGATGGGCGTTACCATCCGTTATTCTCACAAATGCAACTAAACCAGCTGCATTATTTTTTCGAGGTCGTATCGAATTCACCGATCCTTGAGTAAATCGAAACGCTTCTCCCCGCTCATTCGAGGAATAAATTACATGATTGAACCCATCCATAGTTACATAATGGTAACGATTCTGAGGGATTCGACTAGTTGTAAACTTATAAGTCGGGCTATAAACTTCTGGATTAATACCATCACTGACGATTACTTGCCAGAAATAACTTGTCCCATAATTTAATTGTCCTAGAGTATATTCTGGTATCCTTAAGTCACGAACCTCTACGACCACATCATTACGATCATTTTTTACGACTAAATGATAAGTCAATTCATCTTCATCAGGATCAATACTTTTCCATGTTAAAGGAACAGTCAGTTCCGTATCCATCGTTTGGTCTACAGGAGTTATCAATTCCGGAACAGATGGAGGAGAATTCAACGATGCATCGTCTTTCATTTCAAAAACAATGTTCACTTGTTGACCATCTTCTATCATATTCACTCCTTCAATTTCCATTAAGTATCCTTGTAATTCTGCTTTTGCAGAATAATCGCCCAAAGGCATATTTTCTATGATAAACGTGCCATCACTCTCTGTGAATACGGTTTGAGTGGTAGGAGATGTGCTTATTTTAACGTGTGCCAAGGGTTCGTTTGTGCGATGTTTAACGACAATTCCTTTTAATACGCCTTTATTATTTACATCAATCAGATCTTCACTGCATTGAATCGATAAAACTGTAGTAAGGATAATCAAGAGATAGTGTATGTATTTTATAAGTGTTTTCATCATTTGTCTTGTTGATTTATTTTTTTACCAAAATAATACTGTATTCCAATGCCATAGGTGATCAGATGATCTTTTCTTTTTCCTCCGATATGATGATCCCAATCATCATTGAAACCAAAATCATACTCTCCAAATGCTCTTAAGCCTACAGAAGGAATGGGTAAAAATTCGATCCCTAACCCTACATTCGCTTTAGCACGTACAGATGAATCATTACGATGGGATTGTAACATCCCCACCCCACCATAAATAAAGGGTGATACATTATCATTGGGCATAGCGACAAATTCTAAATCGGCATCTACACTATAAAAATTTTCAAGGAACGTATCAGCATTGGAAAGTTTAAAATTGGAAAATGACGCGTTGATATTGAAATGCTGAGATAAAAACATTTTTGCACCAACTTGAAATCCAAAATTCGTTTCACTATTTCTTAAATCACCTTTGATGGTGTAGGCTCTTGCACTCGCGTTGATAGAGAACTTCCCACGTCTTGGCAATAACACACGGTTATCGACACGTAAATTATTAATCGAATCTTCTTGGATCAATTGATGCGCTAAGGATTTAAACTGATCTTCTTCAGCGGTTGAAACATCCCATAATTTTTCAGTTGAACCTTCAATAATAAGGGTATACACCGCTTTTTCGATTGCCTCTTTCACGGCTAAATGAACAGGTTCATTCTTGGTAATCCCTATTTCAGCTTCTAATAAGCGATCTGGATCGACATATCTGAAAAAATTCCCATTTATCGATTGAGATAGAATGGTTTTCGAAGTATAAATCGTTTTTAGAATTTTCCCATTATTCGTTGATACTGCTCTTAAATAGACTGAAATACGATCTTGTCTGTATTGAGTTCCACCTCCAACGCCAAAATACCGTAATCCCGCTCCACCGGTCATAATATTTGTATCATAAGAGACGATTCCACCTTCTAGGATAATTCCTGCAAATAAAAGTGGTGGAAGAGGTTGTGGGTTTGCATTTTGATTTTGGTAGGACGCATATTCTTGTCGCGTTGATTTAATAATTTGTCGTTCATTCAACAAATCACTAATGTTTTCTCTTTCAATTGTTGTAAACCATTTGCTGTCTTCTAATGCTTTCAATAAAATTGAAGTTGTTCCTTGAGGAATAGCTGTACTCCAATTGGCATTATTTTCAGAGGCTTTGTATTGCCCCGTTTGGTCTTTGAATTTATAGACAGCTACGACTACTTTTTCTTTAGGTTCTGGCAATGCTTTTAACTTTTGCGTATAAGCAGTGACTTCTCCTAGTGTAGAAGATTGTTGACCTGTTGGTGCTTTAATGAATGCACTACAACTAAGGATACTGTAAATAACAATTAAAAAGAAAAAACGTTTTATTATTCGGTTACATTTTAATAAAAACATTTTTAATTGATTTTGTTAGGTATTGGGAAGATTAATATTGGTTTGTTCTCCTGTTTTGATATCAATGATATGGATATTAACCCCTCCAAAATATTCTGTAATTTTAATATTCATGGTTCCCAGATTATAAACACCAGGTTCCATTTGTGCGTTTTCATAATCAGATCCAAAGAGTCCTCTTGAAATCTGATTGAGTAATTGTCGGTTGAGTGTATCTTCAAAACTTCCAATCGCAGTTGTCGGTTTAAAATCAGGATAAGAATTATTCTTATATGGATTTTGGGTATCTGCTGAACTTAGCAACCATTGGTAATTGAACGTATCCCCTCCAAAAGAAGGATTTATTGGTTTATAGACCAGTTGTTGTGCGTAAAGATTAATCCATCCAAATCCCAAAAAAAGGACAATTGATACGGTTATTTTCATACATATTTCATTTAAGGGGCATTTAATTCACGTTGTAAAAGTTTTTGTTCACTTCGGTATTGATTTAAAATTTTAAATACAATTTCAGCTTGCTGATTCAGATAGTCTTCGTTGGGCACCACTCGAAATTTGTATAAAATTTTATCGCGGTCTTGAATTTGAATAAATGAAGTTCGTCCAAATTCAGGCAATTCACTGATGGTCGTAATAAAAGGAAATTGTTCATTACGCAATTGATTCAAGGAATAGAACAAATCAAAAAAATCTTTACCTCCTTTTGTTTTGGTTTCATCAATAATAACCCCCATTAATATAAACTCGTCACGAGGAATGGATTTTAAATGATTCTCATTTTTATGGAATACTATATCTTGACCATCGTGTTTTAAATGAATCGAATCTTTGGCATAAAGTATATTCTTATCATCATCGCGAAGAAATAAATAGGCTTTGAGTTCTTCATTCCCATTCAAATTGATTCGGATTTCAGACAAGAATTGTTGCTCATATGGATTGATAATCACTTTTCCTTGTTGCTGATGATTGGACAAGGTTTTATTTTCATTTTGTTTTATGGCAATGAACAAATAATTCAAATCATAGAAGACATCATCTGTGCTTTTTGCAAATGATTTTAGTACGATCCGATTTTCAGCTTGTGAATAGTCAATTTTAGCTTCTATCGAGGATTGAGCGTAGACTTTACAACCGATGTAGAGAATTAAAATAAAAGTTATGCATCTCATCGGCTATTGGTCATGTAAATTTTACGATCATTTCCTATGATGTCAATGCTCATTTGACGACTCATTCCGTTCATTCCCAAAATCTGAATTTCATTGGATTGTCCGATCATTTGAATTTGAAGACTAGAACTTTTATAAGATTCATGATGAACACGTAGTTCATTGAAATGCCCGATTTGATTAACTTTAATAAAATCATAACCAGAATTTATCCATACTTCATTCGAATTCCCCACCTGAACAATGGTAGAGGACTTGGGTAAAAAGGATTGTTGGGCTGAAAAATAATCCAAAACCGTGGTTGAATTTAGCGCATTAAAATCTTGTGCCAAACCTAAAAATGAAATAAAACAAATGAGTAAATATTTCATAATAAAAGTTTAAAAAGAGGGAATAATATTCCCTCTATACGATTAATTTGATTGATAAACTACCATAGTATTTAGTGCTCCAGCTTGTAATCCGAAATGTGAATGATTCGCTCCTAACTGCATAACTGTGGATTGATTCACATAACCATACTGTAAATCAATTGCTGTATTACTATACCCAAATTGCAATTGAGTAGCCCCATTATAGCTTCCATCTTGATGAATATAAGCAGTATTGCTGTCTCCTAATTGAAGTTGTAAAGCGGAATTATAAGATCCATCTTGATTCACATAGGCAAAATTGTAATTTCCTAATTGAGCCTGAGTTGACGTATTATTATTCCCGACTTGTGTAGCATAGGCATCATTCAACCAACCTACTTGTAATTGCGATGAAGTATTATTATATCCCAATTGGAAAGCATATGCTTCGTTCAGACTTCCATATTGCTCTTGTCTTGAAGAATTATTAATCCCGATTTGTAGTGCATAGACATTATGTCCTCCACCAATTTGTGTCTGTTCTGAAGTATTGAATAATCCTAATTGTTCTACATAAGCCTCATTCCAATTTCCTTCTTGATATTGTGTCGATTGGTTTAAGATTCCTGTTTGTGAAGCAATTGCAGTGTTTTGGTCTCCTAACTGTGTTTGAGTAGAAATATTTAAAATTCCTTCTTGATCAGCTAAAGCATAATTTACATTTCCATCTTGGTATTGAGTAGAAATATTTAAAATTCCATCTTGAAGTGCGTAAGCATGGTTATCGTTTCCAAGTTGTACTTGAGCAGAAACATTCATCCAGCCATCTTGGTCGACATAACCTACATTTCTATTTCCAACCTGTAATTGTGTTGATTGGTTGGATGTTCCGAGTTGATCAACCCATCCTGTATTAGCATTTCCAAATTGATACGTTGAATTCGTATTGCCATCTCCTATTTGACTTACTAAACTTAAGTTTCTATCCCCAATACTTAAGGTTGTATTTTTATTAAGATTTCCTAACTGTAAAACATAGGCTTCATTTGACATTCCAATTTGCGTAATGTCATTATCGTTGCGCCATCCTATTTGAGTAACATAGGCTTCATTTTCCATCCCTAATTGAATGGTAACATCATCATTTGACTGAGCAAAGGCAAATCCCGCAGCAAACAATGCTAAAAGTGATAAAGTAATCTTTTTCATAATTTGTTATTTTAATGATTAGTTATTTTCAAAATTACGATACTATCTTTTCAAAAGAAATCACTCAATTAGTGAAATATTACAACCCCATATTTCCGTTAACTAATATTAGGTATATAAAAAAAACCCGTTGAAAATCAACGGGTTTCATTTTATAAGTTCCCTCTTCGGGCTTGTTCACGTTCTAATGCTTCGAATAATGCTTTAAAGTTTCCAGCACCAAACGATTGGGCACCATGTCGCTCGATGATTTCATAGAACAACGTTGGACGATCTTCAACGGGCTTTGTAAAGATTTGTAATAAATAACCTTCTTCATCACAATCCACCAAAATTCCTAAGTCTTGTAATTTTTTAATGTCTTCATCAATTTGTCCGACACGTTCTGGAATCATTTCGTAGTACGCTTCAGGTGGAGCCGATAAAAACTCTACACCACGTGCTTTTAATTCCGTTACTGTTTTCACAATGTCTTTGGTAGCTACGGCAATGTGCTGTACCCCTTCTCCTTCGTAAAAATCCAAGTATTCTTCTACTTGCGATTTTTTCTTTCCTTCTGCCGGTTCATTAATCGGGAATTTAGAGTAACCATTTCCATTACTCATCACCTTCGACATTAAAGCCGAATATTCGGTATTAATTTGTTTGTCATCAAACGATAAGATGTTCACAAACCCCATCACGTCTTGGTACCATTGTACCACTTCGTTCATACGGTTCCATCCTACATTTCCCACACAATGGTCGACATACAATAATCCACAATCTGAAGGTTGGTAAGCCGATTCCGATTTTACATACCCTGGCATAAATGGACCGTTGTAATTTTTACGTTCGATGAACATATGAACCGTTTCTCCGTAGGTGTAAATTCCAGCCATTTTCACTTCCCCAAATTCATCAGAGATTGTTGTTGGCTCTAAATAGACTTTACCTCCACGTTTTGTCGTTTGTTCAAAGGCATCAAATGCATCGTCCACCCAAAGGGCTAATACTTTAACCCCATCTCCATGCTTCATTGCATGCTGACAAATTGGAGAATCTGATTTTAACCCTGAAGTTAATACTAATCGAATCTTTCCTTGTTGTAAAACATAAGAAGCGCGATCTCTAACGCCTGTTTCTGGTCCAGCATAGGCAATTTCTTGAAACCCGAATGCTGTTTTATAATAATGTGCCGATTGTTTGGCATTTCCGACATAAAATTCGATATAATCTGTTCCGTTGATCGGAAGAAAGTCTTGTGCTTGTGCGATTTTTTCAGCAAATGTTTGTGTGCTCATTTTTTATATGGTGTTATTTTTTACGTTGTACGTTATACGTTTTAGTACGATGAGATCCTGAAACGAGTTCAGGATGACACGCTGGACTTAGATGATAGATTCTAGATACTAGATGTTAGATACTAGAACTCATAACTTAGAACTTAGAACAAAACTAATACAACCATGATTTATAATAATCAGGATCTTCTAATTCTAACGCTTGTTCCGTTAACATCAATGGTCGAAATGGATCAATCATAACCGCTAATTCGTGGGTTTCTTTGGCTCCGATGGATTTTTCTACCGTTCCAGGATGTGGACCATGTGGAATTCCGGCCTGATGCAAGGTAATTTGTCCCTTCTCCACGGATTTACGCGACATAAAATCCCCATCCACATAGTACAAGATTTCATCTGAATCCACATTACTGTGGTTATATGGTGCCGGAATGGCATTCGGATGATAATCAAATAAGCGAGGAACGAAACTACAAATCACGAATCCGGCTCCTTCGAATGTTTGATGTACTGGTGGTGGTTGATGAATACGTCCGGTGATGGGCTCAAAATTATGAATCGAAAAAGCCCATGGGTAATGGTAACCATCCCAACCCACGAAATCAAAAGGATGTGTGCCGTATACATACGGATAAATTAAGCCTTCTTTCTTGATTAATATTTTGAAATCACCGTGTTCGTCGTGCGTTTCTAAGTCTTGTGGACGTTTAATGTCACGTTCACAGAATGGCGCATGTTCCATCAATTGTCCGAAATGATTGCGGTAACGACGAGGCGTTTCGATTGGACTAAACGATTCGGTAATGAACAATCGATTCTGTTCATCGTTGAAATGCAATTGATAGATAATTCCGCGCGGAATCACTAAATAATCACCGTATTCAAACGGGATTTGTCCATATCCTGTTTTTAAAACACCTGATCCTTCGTGGATAAAAATGACTTCATCCGCCATCGAATTTTTATAGAAGTAATCGGTCATCGACTTTTTAGGAGCAGCCAGTGATATGTGCAAATCATTGTTGACCAATACAGGAACTCGAGATGCGATGTAATCATCCGTAGGTTGTACGCGAAAACCTTTTAATGAGGTATGCTTCAGATGTTTTGCGCGAGCTATTTTTGGTTCAACAGAAAATGGTTCATTGATTTCTTTGACCAACGTTGGAGGGTAACAATGGTAGACATTGGAATACGTACTCGAAAATCCGTGGGTAGAAACCAACTCTTCCGCATAGAGTTCACCATTGGGTTTTCGAAATACTGTATGTCTTTTCTGTGGGAAATTTCCCAAAGCGTGATACAGTGGCATATAACTTTTGTTTGTGTTTTGATGAAAAAATGAAAATAGTCAAATCTTCGGTATTGAATAACACCGAACAGCACTACTTACAATGAGTATTGTGCAAAAACGATTTTAGAAAGTAAAGCAATGGTTAGCTTATTCATTCCTATAAATAAAGGTTTTAGTAATTCCTTCATTTGATTCACTATTCTTTGTGGTTCATTCAAAGATAACAAAGAATTTGAATTGTACAAAATACACCAATTAATATTTCAATAAAAGTTAATCGTTTTTAATATCTTTAGTAAATCAATTAATCTATATGAAACTAAAACATATTTTATTAGCATCAACCTTATTGGTACAAAGCTTTCTTTATGGTCAGAATTATAATGTAACCGAAACTCAATTCACACCTGAATTAATCGGTAACTTGTATCAAAATAAGCAAAAATCTAAAACAGTAATTTTAATTATACCTGGATCCGGACCAACAAATCGCGATGGAAACTCAGGAATGTTACAAACAAATTCATTGAAATTTCTAGCTGAAGATTTAGCAAATCAACAATACGATGTTGCCACTTATGACAAACGTGTACTACATCTAATCAAAAATTTTAAGGGAACTCCTGATGAATTTCCTGCAATAGATTTTCAACACGGAATTGATGATGCTAAATCGATTATCAACTATTTGAAAGATAATTTAAAATATAAAAATGTAGTCATCATTGGGCATAGTGAAGGTTCTTTAATCGGAATGAATGCGGCCAATAATACTAGTCATGCATTTATCTCAATCGCTGGCGCTGGACGAAGTATTGATTTAATTTTAAAAGATCAAATTGGAAAACAAGCACCTATGTTAATTGAACCTACTGAAAAAATTTTAGAAGAATTAAAGAGAGGAAATAAAGTTGAAGAAATTAATCCAATGCTACAAGCTGTGTTTGCAAAAAATAATCAACCATTTATAATCGAATGGATTCAACATAATCCTCAACAAGAAATTAAAGCTTTAGATATGCCGGTTTTAATAATTAATGGGGATAAAGATTTACAAGTTGATGTGAAAGAAGCTGAATTATTGAAACAAGCAAAAACTGATGCACAACTTGTAATTGTAAAAAACATGAATCATATCTTAAAAGAAATTAAGGACGATTCTGAAAATTTAAATTCTTACTATAAATCCGATTTACCATTACATAAAGATTTAGTACCAATAATAACACAATTTTTAAAAGCTAATAAATTATAAAAAGACAAAATCCCTTGAATTATTTAACTCAAGGGATTATCTATTTTATACGATTAATAACGCTTCTTCTTTGATTTGATTGACTGCTTTCGAGTAAATAAACACTTCGAAATCAAAACTTTGTTTTTTTTTGGTAAGAAACCGGTTTATCTGCTAATTTTAATTCTTTGATGAAATTAATTAACCATTCACCTTCTTCTTTTTCCAACATTACTTCTAAGTAATTGCTCTTCGTATGAAAGGTTAAAACTGCATTTTCAAACGTTCTCCCTTTTTTGGATTTAGTTCGAATTTCCATCGTTGGAATTCCGCCTAACCAAACGATTTTTTGAGTCAGTTTATGCGTGATAAATAAATCTTGATTTAAAATTGATTCGATATGATTTGGTCGAACTTTCGTTTTCGGTACTTTCATTTCGAACCATTCTTGCAATGGAATCTCAAATCCTACACCGTGCATGTAATTAAACAATGATTTCTTTAAACCGAACGAAAATTGATTATGATCTAATCCCGATTTCTCTTCGTGCACCATGTCATTGTTTGCAAATGATCCCAATTCAGTACTGTGGTTGATCACATTGTATTCTTCTGGATTTAAACCCACTGGGCTGTGCGCTGTCATCGCAAATTGAGACCAGAACCCGGATTGTAAAATCCCTAACTCGAACATCTGGCGCACCATTTCTAAACTATCTATGGTTTCTTGTTTTGTTTGCGTTGGAAAACCATACATCAAATACGCGTGTACCATAATACCTGTTTCGGTAAAATTACGGTTCACGACTGCTACTTGATCTACCGTTACCCCTTTATCGATTAATTGTAATAAACGATCCGAAGCTACTTCTAATCCACCGGATACGGCAATACAACCCGAAGCTTTCAATAAACGACATAAATCCAGTGTAAAACTTTTCTCGAAACGAATGTTGGTCCACCACAAAACCGTTAATTTACGACGTAGAATCTCCAAAGCCACCTCACGCATTAAAGCTGGTGGAGCCGCTTCATCTACAAAATGGAATCCCGTATTGTTTGTTGTAGCAATTAATTCTTCCATTTTATCCACGATTTGCTTGGCCGCAATCGGTTCGTACACTTTGATGTAATCCAATGAAATATCACAAAACGTACATTTTCCCCAATAACAACCGTGTGCCATCGTTAATTTATTCCAACGTCCATCACTCCATAAGCGGTGCATCGGATTCACCACCTCAATAACAGAAACATATTGATCCAAATGTAAATCGGTGTAATCTGGTGTTCCTACTTCACTAAATTTATAGTCTTTGATTAAAGGATGATTGATGTATTCGACTTTTCCCTCCACCAATGTAAACGTACGTTTCAATTCTGAACGATCACATTCTTGGTGAATGTATTTAAGTAATTGTTCCGTTGGCGCTTCTCCATCGTCCAACGTAATAAAATCGAAAAATTCGAATACACGAGGATCGGATAGCGAACGTAATTCCGTATTTGAAAAACCACCTCCCATATCTACGACAATCTCTGGATAATTGGCTTTTATGTATTGGGCACAACGGAAAGCAGCATATAAATTCCCTGGAAATGACACCGAAAACCAATCATTTTTGGATTTGTCGATTGAATTAATTTTTCTAATTCTGATAATGTAATGCGGTCGATGTAGGTAGGTGCTTTATGTAATTCGGCATAGATCTCAACGAACGAATTCGCCGATCGCCCTAAACGTTCAGCATATCGACTGAATCCAAAATTCTTGTCAACGAATTCGATGAATAAGTCGGATAAATCTTCTAAATATAACGTCGCCAAATGCTTGGCTTTATCTTGGAATGCCATGGTCCCAAACGCCCATTCTAAATCGTGTAATTCTGCATAACGAGAAGCTTCGGGTAGATCCCCATCTTGGACAATGGCATCGGCTAACGTAGAATTTTTGCCTTGCAGAAAACGGATCACCGGATTGATAGTATAGATATAATCTTCGCGTAACGTATAGATGCGAAAGCTATATTCACCAAATGCAATGCCTGAATTTTCGATGTATTCAAATAAATCCGTTAAACCCTTTTTACTGAACAATTGTAAAATTACATCTAGCCCTAAATCGGCTTGAAATGGAGTATAGTTCAATTGGTTTAAAAATCCTTTTAGATAAACTGTACCCAGATAAGGTGTGTTTAATTGGGTAAAAGGAGGAATAATTAATAAAGATCAGTTTTCAAAAAATGTAGAATTTGTGCTAAAATACGTTATTTCTCCTATTTATGCTTTCTTCAACCCTAAAGTAGTGATGATTTCACGCGCAACCGCTCTTCCTGCTCTATTTGCGCCTATGGTTGAAGCGGAAGGACCATAACCCGTCAAGTGAATGCGAGGATCTTTTTGCACTTGTGTGGCTGCTTTACCTGCCATCACTACACCTCCCTTTTCACTGACTAAATTTAATTCCTTCAAATGGTCGATGTTTTGTTTGAACCCCGTATTCCAAAAGATTACATCCGCTTTCATTTCTTGGCCATCTTCCCATCTCACCCCATTTGCTGTGATTTCTGTAAACATTGGTAAACGATTCATTATACCGTTGTTTAACATTTCTTCAATCGCAGGTGTGATGGGTAAACCTGTCACCGAAACCACGGACTTGGGCAGTAAACCCAATCGAACACGTTCATCGACCATTGCCACGGCTTCTCGCCCATGTTCAGGATTAAATTCGTAAGGACGAAAATCTGGAGGGCGTCGCGTGACCCAAGTAGTAGTTGTAACCTTGGATAATTCGCCCAATAATTGTACAGCTGATATTCCTGCACCTACTACAATGACGTGTTTTCCTCTAAAATCCTCTACTTTTTTATATGCATTGGTATGCAATTGGAGCCCTTTGAATGATTCTGAACCCGGTAGATGGGGAATATTGGGTGTTTTCCATGTCCCTGTTGCATTGACAATTCCTCTTGCACTGAATTGTACTCCATTGGTTTCAATCAGAAAACGATCCTTTTGCTCTTTAACGTTTAACACTTTAACCGGTCTTATGATGGGCAGATGAAACGTTTCTTCGTATTTCGAATAATAGGCTGTAACAGCTTGATTGGCACGAATAGCCTCTGGATTTTCTTTCATTGCTTCCTCAAAACTAAGTCCAGGTAAATCATTGATTCCGTTCACATTTTCTAACGTCAAACTGTTCCAACGGTGTTGCCATGCTCCTCCTGCTCCGTTTTCATCGTCTAAGACCACAAACCCTTTTCCTGCTTGGATGCCGAATTTTTGCAAATAATAGGCGGCCGATAAACCGGCTTGTCCTGCTCCGATTACGACAATGTCTACTTTGTAAAATGTTTTCTTTTTCGAGGAAGATGCTTGATTCATGGGGTTGATTTTCCTAAAAATAAAACTTTCTCTCGCTTTATCCGAATTTCGAAATGTTAAAAAAACCTTTGTATCTTCACTTTTCAAACGACAAACAAAATGAAATTCGTTACTTCAGATCCTATTGTCAATTGATTGATCTTATTTATATTATATTTATCATGAATTCGATGATTTGTTTAACTTCATTGATTTTGGTACTTTTATTCAAGTATTTACAACTACCAGGAGCGCGAGATCATTGGGGAAATGGTTGTGAATTCCTTTATCTCATAATGCTTTTATTTTAATTTGTATTCGATGAGACGCTAGCGCTTAGTTCATTTCGGTAGTTGCCACTGAAGCAATTACAACTATCCCTCGTAACTCCCTACGTTTAAAGGGGTTGTGAATTCCTTTATCTCGTGATGCTTTTATTTTAATTTGTATTCGATGAGACGCTGCGCTTAGTTCATTTCGGTAGTTGCCACTGAAGCAATTACAACAATAGATTAGGTTATATAGATAGATAGATAGATACTCAGTTGTGAATTGATTTCATTTTGGTACTTTTATTCAAGTATTTACAACGCGTTTGAGTTACATAATTAGTCAAATCTAGTTGTGAATTGATTTCATTTTGGTACTTTTATTCAAGTATTTACAACAATAAGTATGGTAATCGTTCTCCATTCACCGTTGTGAATTGATTTCATTTTGGTACTTTTATTCAAGTATTTACAACGAGATA from Faecalibacter sp. LW9 encodes:
- a CDS encoding CsgE family curli-type amyloid fiber assembly protein produces the protein MRCITFILILYIGCKVYAQSSIEAKIDYSQAENRIVLKSFAKSTDDVFYDLNYLFIAIKQNENKTLSNHQQQGKVIINPYEQQFLSEIRINLNGNEELKAYLFLRDDDKNILYAKDSIHLKHDGQDIVFHKNENHLKSIPRDEFILMGVIIDETKTKGGKDFFDLFYSLNQLRNEQFPFITTISELPEFGRTSFIQIQDRDKILYKFRVVPNEDYLNQQAEIVFKILNQYRSEQKLLQRELNAP
- a CDS encoding CsgG/HfaB family protein, whose protein sequence is MFLLKCNRIIKRFFFLIVIYSILSCSAFIKAPTGQQSSTLGEVTAYTQKLKALPEPKEKVVVAVYKFKDQTGQYKASENNANWSTAIPQGTTSILLKALEDSKWFTTIERENISDLLNERQIIKSTRQEYASYQNQNANPQPLPPLLFAGIILEGGIVSYDTNIMTGGAGLRYFGVGGGTQYRQDRISVYLRAVSTNNGKILKTIYTSKTILSQSINGNFFRYVDPDRLLEAEIGITKNEPVHLAVKEAIEKAVYTLIIEGSTEKLWDVSTAEEDQFKSLAHQLIQEDSINNLRVDNRVLLPRRGKFSINASARAYTIKGDLRNSETNFGFQVGAKMFLSQHFNINASFSNFKLSNADTFLENFYSVDADLEFVAMPNDNVSPFIYGGVGMLQSHRNDSSVRAKANVGLGIEFLPIPSVGLRAFGEYDFGFNDDWDHHIGGKRKDHLITYGIGIQYYFGKKINQQDK
- a CDS encoding NAD(P)-binding domain-containing protein, whose translation is MNQASSSKKKTFYKVDIVVIGAGQAGLSAAYYLQKFGIQAGKGFVVLDDENGAGGAWQHRWNSLTLENVNGINDLPGLSFEEAMKENPEAIRANQAVTAYYSKYEETFHLPIIRPVKVLNVKEQKDRFLIETNGVQFSARGIVNATGTWKTPNIPHLPGSESFKGLQLHTNAYKKVEDFRGKHVIVVGAGISAVQLLGELSKVTTTTWVTRRPPDFRPYEFNPEHGREAVAMVDERVRLGLLPKSVVSVTGLPITPAIEEMLNNGIMNRLPMFTEITANGVRWEDGQEMKADVIFWNTGFKQNIDHLKELNLVSEKGGVVMAGKAATQVQKDPRIHLTGYGPSASTIGANRAGRAVAREIITTLGLKKA
- a CDS encoding carboxypeptidase-like regulatory domain-containing protein, with the protein product MKTLIKYIHYLLIILTTVLSIQCSEDLIDVNNKGVLKGIVVKHRTNEPLAHVKISTSPTTQTVFTESDGTFIIENMPLGDYSAKAELQGYLMEIEGVNMIEDGQQVNIVFEMKDDASLNSPPSVPELITPVDQTMDTELTVPLTWKSIDPDEDELTYHLVVKNDRNDVVVEVRDLRIPEYTLGQLNYGTSYFWQVIVSDGINPEVYSPTYKFTTSRIPQNRYHYVTMDGFNHVIYSSNERGEAFRFTQGSVNSIRPRKNNAAGLVAFVRITDGNAHLYTAKLDGSDAFRVTEIPLAGFNINELDFAWSTNGSEFIYPHFNKLYRVNKDGSGTQLIYTTGDGSLITECAWSTDGTKIALKTNGMDGYQSKITLIDRAGNTIQTILENVNGAMGGLDFSTNGQKLLYTHDVSGYQSSNYRQLDTRIFIYDLATNETVDLSELSQKPNGFLDLDPRFSPNDAEVIFTQTSNDGLSERSIYKLSIAEESNRTLLFSNAWMPDWE
- a CDS encoding curli assembly protein CsgF, with translation MKITVSIVLFLGFGWINLYAQQLVYKPINPSFGGDTFNYQWLLSSADTQNPYKNNSYPDFKPTTAIGSFEDTLNRQLLNQISRGLFGSDYENAQMEPGVYNLGTMNIKITEYFGGVNIHIIDIKTGEQTNINLPNT
- the hppD gene encoding 4-hydroxyphenylpyruvate dioxygenase, giving the protein MSTQTFAEKIAQAQDFLPINGTDYIEFYVGNAKQSAHYYKTAFGFQEIAYAGPETGVRDRASYVLQQGKIRLVLTSGLKSDSPICQHAMKHGDGVKVLALWVDDAFDAFEQTTKRGGKVYLEPTTISDEFGEVKMAGIYTYGETVHMFIERKNYNGPFMPGYVKSESAYQPSDCGLLYVDHCVGNVGWNRMNEVVQWYQDVMGFVNILSFDDKQINTEYSALMSKVMSNGNGYSKFPINEPAEGKKKSQVEEYLDFYEGEGVQHIAVATKDIVKTVTELKARGVEFLSAPPEAYYEMIPERVGQIDEDIKKLQDLGILVDCDEEGYLLQIFTKPVEDRPTLFYEIIERHGAQSFGAGNFKALFEALEREQARRGNL
- a CDS encoding homogentisate 1,2-dioxygenase; this encodes MPLYHALGNFPQKRHTVFRKPNGELYAEELVSTHGFSSTYSNVYHCYPPTLVKEINEPFSVEPKIARAKHLKHTSLKGFRVQPTDDYIASRVPVLVNNDLHISLAAPKKSMTDYFYKNSMADEVIFIHEGSGVLKTGYGQIPFEYGDYLVIPRGIIYQLHFNDEQNRLFITESFSPIETPRRYRNHFGQLMEHAPFCERDIKRPQDLETHDEHGDFKILIKKEGLIYPYVYGTHPFDFVGWDGYHYPWAFSIHNFEPITGRIHQPPPVHQTFEGAGFVICSFVPRLFDYHPNAIPAPYNHSNVDSDEILYYVDGDFMSRKSVEKGQITLHQAGIPHGPHPGTVEKSIGAKETHELAVMIDPFRPLMLTEQALELEDPDYYKSWLY